The Flavobacteriales bacterium genome has a window encoding:
- a CDS encoding ATP-binding cassette domain-containing protein, whose product MIKIENITKSYRKQVVLDAVDLQLQQGSCIALIGPNGSGKTTLIKSILGLVYPDNGSIRINNMDINSDASYRKSIGYMPQISRLPENMKVRQLFRMITLVREDIKPQQYDKELYQLFEIEKMEHKTLGSLSGGMRQKVSAALAFLFNPPVLILDEPTAALDPAANEYFRQKIYKAKNDNKLILITSHILSDLEGLVNQVVFMMDGKIRFHQPIVEISEETGESQLNKMIVSKLQENGLTWES is encoded by the coding sequence ATGATAAAAATTGAAAATATTACCAAATCCTATAGAAAACAGGTGGTATTGGATGCAGTTGATCTGCAGCTTCAACAGGGATCGTGTATTGCACTGATCGGCCCCAATGGGTCGGGAAAGACAACCCTTATTAAATCCATTCTTGGTTTGGTTTATCCGGATAATGGATCCATCCGGATCAATAATATGGATATCAATAGCGATGCTTCCTATCGCAAATCCATTGGTTATATGCCACAAATAAGTAGGCTGCCTGAAAACATGAAAGTCAGACAATTGTTCAGGATGATAACATTGGTCCGGGAAGACATAAAACCTCAACAGTACGACAAAGAACTTTATCAGTTATTCGAGATCGAGAAGATGGAGCATAAAACCTTAGGCAGCTTGTCGGGAGGTATGCGACAAAAGGTGAGTGCAGCCCTGGCATTCCTCTTTAATCCTCCTGTTCTTATCCTGGACGAACCTACTGCAGCCCTCGACCCGGCAGCAAATGAATATTTCCGGCAAAAAATATACAAGGCAAAAAATGACAATAAGCTCATACTGATCACCTCACATATTCTGAGCGATCTTGAAGGGCTTGTAAATCAAGTCGTTTTTATGATGGACGGCAAAATTCGCTTTCATCAGCCCATTGTTGAAATATCGGAAGAAACAGGAGAATCTCAATTGAATAAAATGATCGTGAGTAAACTTCAAGAAAACGGCCTTACATGGGAAAGTTAA